From Deltaproteobacteria bacterium, one genomic window encodes:
- the trpE gene encoding anthranilate synthase component I, with translation MHTPSMSEFKELAKEGNLIPLYREILADMDTPVSAYKKIARGPYSFLFESVVGGEKWARYSFLGCEPSVIFKSKGGNVEIIENGETKIIHCDKDPLYHLKELMNRYKPVKLPGLPRFFGGAVGYLGYDMVRFFEKLPELTEDDLGLPDSLLMITDTILIFDNVNQKIKVVSNAHTEGVDTEEAYHRAAERVEDMIDRLRSPIPIRENRKRLSKPEEPNSNFSKQAFKNIVEKARDYIREGDIFQVVLSQRFEVDNHEDPFDVYRAIRSLNPSPYLFLLTMDEVSLVGSSPEVLVRVEEGDITLRPIAGTRKRGETEEEDKALEEDLLADPKERAEHIMLVDLGRNDVGRVSQVGSVEVDELMVIERYSHVMHIVSNVKSNINEGLDAYDVLRACFPAGTVSGAPKVRAMEIIEELEPTKRGPYAGAVGYFSFTGNMDICITIRTILIKGDKAYVQAGAGIVAYSDPESEYVETVNKAKGSMRALEIAAGGLNS, from the coding sequence ATGCACACACCTTCAATGAGCGAATTTAAAGAACTGGCCAAAGAGGGGAACCTTATTCCCCTTTACAGGGAAATACTGGCCGACATGGATACACCTGTCTCTGCCTATAAAAAAATAGCGCGCGGCCCTTACTCCTTTCTATTTGAAAGCGTCGTAGGCGGTGAAAAATGGGCCAGGTACTCCTTTCTCGGCTGTGAGCCGTCGGTTATTTTCAAGAGCAAGGGTGGCAATGTAGAGATCATCGAAAATGGCGAAACGAAAATCATCCATTGTGATAAAGACCCCCTCTATCACCTGAAAGAGCTTATGAACAGATACAAGCCTGTCAAGCTCCCGGGCCTTCCAAGGTTTTTTGGAGGTGCCGTCGGTTATCTCGGTTACGACATGGTCAGATTTTTTGAAAAACTCCCTGAACTTACGGAAGATGATCTGGGCCTGCCTGATTCTCTTCTCATGATCACCGATACGATCCTCATCTTTGACAATGTAAATCAGAAGATTAAAGTCGTCTCAAACGCCCATACGGAGGGTGTTGATACAGAAGAGGCTTACCACAGGGCAGCGGAAAGAGTCGAAGATATGATCGACCGCCTCAGAAGCCCTATACCGATCAGGGAGAACCGGAAAAGGCTGTCAAAGCCAGAGGAACCAAACTCTAACTTTTCAAAACAAGCCTTCAAGAATATTGTGGAAAAGGCAAGAGACTACATCCGGGAAGGCGATATTTTCCAGGTCGTTCTCTCCCAGCGTTTTGAAGTGGATAATCATGAAGATCCCTTCGACGTATACCGGGCCATCAGGTCTTTAAATCCCTCTCCCTACCTGTTTTTATTAACTATGGATGAAGTTTCCCTTGTAGGATCATCACCGGAAGTACTGGTAAGAGTAGAAGAAGGAGACATTACGCTAAGGCCCATTGCCGGGACCCGCAAAAGAGGCGAAACGGAAGAAGAAGACAAGGCCCTTGAGGAAGATCTTCTTGCCGACCCCAAGGAAAGAGCCGAGCACATCATGCTTGTCGACCTTGGCCGTAATGACGTGGGAAGGGTATCACAGGTAGGCAGTGTTGAAGTGGATGAACTCATGGTTATCGAGCGCTATTCTCATGTCATGCATATTGTCTCCAACGTAAAAAGCAATATCAATGAAGGTCTCGATGCCTATGACGTGCTGAGGGCATGCTTCCCTGCGGGAACCGTATCAGGGGCACCCAAGGTAAGGGCCATGGAAATCATCGAGGAACTGGAGCCGACCAAAAGAGGCCCCTATGCGGGAGCCGTGGGCTATTTCTCTTTTACAGGCAATATGGATATCTGCATTACCATAAGAACTATTCTCATCAAGGGGGACAAAGCATATGTACAGGCCGGTGCCGGCATTGTCGCCTATTCGGACCCGGAAAGCGAATATGTAGAAACGGTAAACAAGGCCAAAGGAAGCATGAGGGCCCTTGAAATTGCAGCAGGCGGCCTAAATTCATAA
- a CDS encoding DUF2723 domain-containing protein produces MSYQIWYFTFNAMDSPPSAFYKKKLILPLTLSAITLILYAFTLSPTINFGDSPELISSAYTLGMSHPPGYPLYSLLGKFFSLIPWSDSIARRINLASAFYSAASIFILALLIEISGINYARVGIIFFATFLALSTTLWSQSVVSEVYTLNLLFFSLLLFFTYLWWKKGDRPYLPAGFFLYGLGLANHHTLLPFIPLLIIFLIAGKRNEIKNIPLIFSLIALFILGLSVYIYMPLRSMQSPAMDWGDPENFRQFFDIVLRRHFPTIETSLTLQQAFKQLTWYGSAIVREFTFTGAILALWGLTRSYKWGKPPFLFLFLLFIIHGIATLLVLNPTSSESYKNVSAMLIPSYAIMALWIGLAVSNLTSIIVNRKGGHISLTVLFAAISASLIYNAPSVYQKNDESNNYFALDYASNIFNSIDEKGVIFVESDTALFPLWYLQFVEGARPDVAVIDVDFLMLPWFKGQIRERYKNIDIKVEDLGKHSSRSGKKVAFADMLDAFKVNQVDTVIEDIIAIRPIYISYEFGPVYRQFKEIKGIYVINEGLIYKVSKTYEKPAVKKWDTFNFRSLLQYNLKDDLTVKVLASAYINPLKRKGQLLYDSGKRDEAMKILKRIKEIEAGAAGVK; encoded by the coding sequence TTGTCATACCAGATCTGGTATTTTACATTTAATGCAATGGATTCTCCTCCTTCAGCATTTTATAAAAAAAAGTTAATTCTCCCACTTACACTCTCAGCAATAACTCTCATACTTTATGCTTTCACCCTGTCACCAACAATAAATTTTGGCGATTCCCCCGAACTGATATCATCAGCCTATACACTCGGCATGTCCCATCCGCCGGGCTATCCCCTTTATTCTTTGCTGGGCAAGTTTTTTTCTCTCATTCCCTGGTCTGACTCCATTGCCCGGCGGATTAATTTAGCATCGGCCTTTTATTCGGCAGCATCCATATTTATACTTGCACTGCTCATTGAAATTTCCGGAATCAATTACGCCAGAGTGGGCATTATTTTTTTTGCAACCTTTCTGGCTCTCTCAACTACCTTATGGTCCCAATCGGTAGTGTCAGAAGTTTATACCCTCAACCTTCTTTTCTTTTCATTGCTGCTTTTTTTTACTTATCTCTGGTGGAAAAAGGGAGACAGGCCATACCTGCCGGCAGGCTTTTTTCTTTATGGCCTTGGTCTTGCCAATCATCACACACTGCTTCCCTTTATACCTCTATTGATCATCTTCCTTATTGCCGGAAAGCGAAATGAAATAAAAAATATTCCTCTTATCTTTTCATTGATCGCCTTATTCATACTCGGCTTAAGTGTTTATATTTATATGCCCCTAAGGTCAATGCAGTCCCCCGCTATGGACTGGGGCGATCCTGAAAACTTTAGGCAATTTTTCGATATAGTACTAAGAAGACACTTTCCAACGATTGAAACAAGCCTTACTTTACAACAGGCATTTAAGCAACTTACCTGGTATGGCAGTGCTATAGTCCGGGAATTTACCTTTACAGGAGCGATTCTGGCGCTGTGGGGCCTCACAAGGTCTTACAAATGGGGAAAGCCTCCCTTTTTATTTCTCTTCCTCCTTTTTATTATCCACGGAATTGCTACCCTGCTCGTTTTAAATCCCACATCTTCAGAATCCTACAAAAACGTAAGCGCCATGTTGATCCCTTCCTATGCCATCATGGCGCTCTGGATCGGTCTCGCTGTTTCGAACTTAACATCTATAATAGTCAATAGAAAAGGGGGCCACATTTCCCTTACCGTACTTTTTGCCGCAATTTCAGCTTCCCTGATTTATAACGCACCCTCTGTCTATCAAAAAAACGACGAAAGCAATAACTACTTTGCCCTCGATTATGCCTCCAACATATTTAACAGCATCGATGAAAAGGGTGTTATTTTCGTTGAGTCCGACACGGCCCTCTTTCCCCTCTGGTATCTCCAGTTTGTTGAAGGCGCAAGACCCGATGTGGCCGTCATCGACGTGGACTTTCTCATGCTTCCCTGGTTCAAAGGACAAATCAGGGAAAGGTACAAAAATATTGATATCAAAGTGGAAGACCTGGGCAAGCATTCATCAAGAAGCGGTAAAAAAGTCGCCTTTGCCGACATGCTCGATGCCTTTAAGGTAAACCAGGTGGATACTGTTATTGAAGACATCATCGCAATAAGACCTATCTATATATCCTATGAATTCGGTCCCGTCTACAGACAATTTAAAGAGATAAAAGGGATTTACGTTATCAATGAAGGCCTCATTTACAAAGTCAGCAAGACCTACGAAAAACCGGCTGTAAAAAAATGGGACACCTTCAATTTCCGAAGCCTGCTCCAATATAATCTGAAAGATGATCTCACGGTCAAAGTCCTGGCTTCAGCCTACATCAATCCGCTGAAAAGAAAGGGGCAGTTGCTTTATGACAGTGGTAAAAGGGATGAGGCAATGAAAATTCTTAAGCGAATAAAGGAGATTGAGGCTGGGGCGGCTGGTGTGAAGTGA
- a CDS encoding Fic family protein: MKINPDKDLRLVGYGELVRRYSLKVIPHHTQSFIAEKGRRKTVIEDYRRKEIYTRRYDPADTLMDHLVFALKYEGINLEILKALFPVVDSGELEDSIKRNPAGKHSRKIWFLYEYLMDKELDLETPGVTNYVDLLDSGQYYTGKGAQSRRQKVTDNLLGNQHFCPMIRRTDELEDYIDLQLDKKGIEVIGQYPPEIIQRAVSYLFTRETKSSFEIERAVPDQKRAARFVELLMRADDQEFFEKKSLIELQKATVDERFANHDFRTDQNYVGQTVSFGNEVIHYISPRPEDLQELMEGMFQAYKRMVDSQVHPVLIATAISFGFVFIHPFDDGNGRIHRFLIHNILAKRLFTPKGFIFPVSATMLHKMREYDEALELFSKSLLPLLDYELDADGRMDVKNETALHYKYIDMTAIAERLFGFIEDTIEHELVSELDFIIDYDRAKLAIREIVDMPDRLIDLFIRLCIDNKGQLSINMRKAKFASLTDDEVLQMEKCVRTSFKKI; encoded by the coding sequence ATGAAAATTAACCCGGACAAAGATCTTAGGCTCGTTGGTTATGGCGAATTAGTACGGCGCTATTCTCTTAAAGTCATACCTCATCATACTCAGTCATTCATCGCTGAAAAAGGAAGGCGTAAGACGGTTATAGAGGATTACCGGAGGAAGGAGATTTATACCAGGAGATATGACCCTGCAGACACTTTGATGGATCATTTAGTATTTGCTCTAAAGTATGAAGGGATCAACTTGGAGATACTCAAAGCTCTTTTCCCGGTTGTAGACTCCGGGGAACTTGAAGACTCTATCAAGCGAAATCCAGCAGGGAAGCATTCACGAAAAATCTGGTTTTTGTACGAATATCTTATGGACAAGGAACTGGATTTGGAAACTCCCGGTGTAACTAATTATGTTGATCTCCTTGATTCGGGCCAGTATTACACTGGAAAAGGTGCCCAATCCCGCCGTCAAAAAGTTACAGATAATCTCTTAGGCAATCAGCACTTCTGCCCTATGATTCGACGAACTGATGAACTGGAAGATTATATTGATCTTCAGCTAGACAAGAAAGGAATAGAAGTAATAGGTCAATATCCGCCGGAAATCATACAGCGGGCAGTTTCTTATTTATTTACCAGGGAAACAAAATCTTCCTTTGAGATTGAGCGAGCAGTTCCGGATCAGAAACGGGCAGCCCGATTTGTTGAATTGCTTATGCGAGCAGATGATCAGGAGTTCTTTGAAAAAAAATCATTGATAGAACTTCAGAAGGCAACTGTTGATGAACGTTTTGCTAATCATGATTTTCGTACTGATCAAAACTATGTGGGACAAACCGTAAGTTTTGGTAATGAGGTGATCCATTATATTTCACCCAGGCCTGAAGACCTTCAAGAACTCATGGAAGGCATGTTCCAGGCCTATAAGCGAATGGTGGATTCTCAAGTTCATCCTGTTTTGATTGCGACAGCAATTTCATTCGGATTTGTATTTATTCATCCTTTTGATGATGGTAATGGTCGTATTCATCGCTTTCTAATTCATAATATTTTGGCAAAAAGGTTGTTTACACCGAAAGGCTTTATTTTCCCGGTTTCAGCAACCATGCTCCACAAGATGAGGGAATATGATGAAGCTTTAGAGCTCTTTTCAAAGTCTCTTTTGCCACTGCTGGATTATGAACTGGATGCTGATGGCAGAATGGATGTTAAGAATGAAACGGCACTGCATTATAAATATATCGATATGACCGCAATAGCTGAAAGATTATTCGGATTTATCGAGGATACAATTGAACATGAGTTAGTCTCAGAATTGGACTTTATTATTGATTACGATAGGGCAAAATTGGCTATAAGAGAGATTGTGGATATGCCTGATCGGCTTATTGATCT